The Helianthus annuus cultivar XRQ/B chromosome 11, HanXRQr2.0-SUNRISE, whole genome shotgun sequence region TCATCTGAAATGTGGCGATTTGACGTGTGATGATTATTTTTCATTAACTGTGTTGTCGTCATCACTGTCAAACTGTTTATACTTCTATAAATTAAGTTTCTTTTTCCAAATTTGGTAATTCGAAAAGATGAGTTGGAGGAGCTATAAACAGAGACTTTCTGACATTTTCCGACGCTTAGATGCCGCAGATGGCTTGGTTCGCCTCCAAATTCCGGTGACGGAGGAGATGATCAGAGGAGAAGGAGTGCCTTCTGATGATGTCTTACCCCGGGTTAGCCGGTCTTGTAAGAGCATCATATATGAGGATCCTTCCCAAGCTGAGGCAAGCGCAGCTTCTCTATCAGCTGATACTCTTATGAGAGCCGTTCCACCTGATCATGTTCAACGCTGTGGATTGGTGTACAAACGCCGTGGCAGTGGCCATTCCGGCAGGAAACTGGTTGGTGATCAGGAAGTGGTGGCCCTTCCGGTAAGTGAGGAGAATGTCGATGAGTTGATCATTGATCCTCACCCGTTGGAATATTATGGTGTAGCGTTGCACACCCCTGTAGAGGTGAGGGCAACGCTTTCCCAGAAGTAGATGTTTTGAACATGTTCATTTTTGGTTCCCGTATGTTGGTATTTAGCaacagggacaagtacttggttttctGTATGATAGTTGTATTTATTTATTACCAAAATACCTATCTTTTTTGTAGTGGTTAatgtatctattaccaagatacccactCTTAGCGCTGTATGTTTATGATCCTTTAACTTATATATGAAAAATCTTTCGCGTCAAGGATGCTTTTTTACCGTTATGTGCAGTTAAAATGCGATGGTAATAGTTTGTACCGTAAAGTGCAATATGGATGCGATGGTAAATGTTGTGGTTTATGCAAGTAATGagagaaaataataaaaagaaataaCTTTTATTAACTCAAAACTTAGAAAAAGAAAGAGACATCGTTAGAGATGAATTACACTTGTTcgtaaaaagaaaaataatcaaACCCGCCGTTAGGGGCAAGGTCCTACATGTAACATTTTTTTAATTGAGCCGCGTTCCAACTATGAGGAACCGCGGTACCATCTAGCCTAGATAGGCGGTAGGCCCCTTTGCCTAAGTCTTCTTGGATGACGTAGGGGCCTTCCCAGTTGGGTCCCAACTTGCCCGAGGGTTCCGCTCTGCTGGCTTCATTATCACGCATGGCGTACTCGCCTTCCTTGAAGGCATGCTGAGCTACGAGCTGGTTATAGTATTTTTCCAGGGTCTTCTTGTATTTTGCCTCGCTGATGGCGGCTGCCTCACGCCTTTCTTTGAGCATATCCAGGCCTTCCCTTAGGAGCCTGTCATTATCATCATTAGTAGTAAGACGCCGTAGCGAGGGCAAACCAACTTCCGCGGGTATCATTGCTTCCGCGCCATAGGTTAGGCTGAAGGGGGTTTCATTGTTACTCGTCTTAGGCATTGTTCGATGTGCCCAAGCGACATTCAGCAGTTCTTCAACCCAGGAGCTTCCTTCATAACCTAGCCTTCTTTTTATACCATCCAACAAACTACAATTTGCCCGCTCCACCTGGCCGTTTCCTTGGGGATGTGCTACAGATGTGAAGATTTGTTGAATCTGAAGTTCTGCACACCAATCTTGCAAGACCCTATCTGTGAACTGCGTTCCGTTGTCACTTACCAAATACAGCGGCAGTCCGAATAGACACCAGAGGAACTTTTTTGCGTTTTCAGAGGTTATTTTAGCCAAAAGTTTGGCTTcaacccacttggtgaaatagtCGATTGCTACGATAAGGTATTTTAGCTTCCCGGGGGCTAGCAGGAATGGCCCCACGATGTCAAGCGCCCATTTCTGGAAAGGACTGGCCGCTGTGACTGGGATTAAGTTGTTCTTGGGACGGAGTGTTTAACTACGGCACCTTCGGAGTTCCTCTACCACGTCTTCATGCATCCCGGGGTCCCGCGTGAATGCCACATATGCCCGAGTGTATTTCTTGGATAAGGTATTTTGCCTCTGCTGGGGATTCAAACCGCAGTAGTGGTCCCAAGTATGATTTCCTGTAGAGGACGCCATTGTTGACTTCATATTGCAATGCCTTGGTTTGGATCTTTTGGGCTTCACCCCTGGTGGGAGGTAATTCACCTTTTGTGAGGATCTTTAGTATTGGAGTGTACCAACAGGGTTCTTCTGCCGTCAGGGCGGAAACTTCCCGGGGTTCAATAGAAGGCATTTGCAACGTTTCTACCTTTACTTCACTTTCCATGCCTGAAGTAGCAAGTTTGCTTAAGGCGTCTGCTATTTGGTTTTTTCCCCTGTGGACGTGATTAAGCGTGACATTATCAAAGGAAGCTATGAGCTCCTTTGTTTTAGCCAAATATTTTGCCATTGATTCATCCTTCGCCTCGTAAGTTTCGTTGACTTGATTATTAACCAATAAAGAGTCAACATACGCGTCAACTCTTGTGGCTCCCATAGATTGGGCCATCCTCAAACCCGCGAGTAgcgcctcatattctgcttcgttATTAGAGCATTCAAAATCAAAACCTAATGCGTACATCAGCCTTATTTCATCTGGGCTTATCAGCATGAGACCTACCCCGGAACCTTTCCCGCTGGATTATCCGTCAGTGTAAAGTTTACAGGTTTGTCTGGCTGTGCTGGATTCCGGGATATCCTGGATAGCGGGATCCTGTATTGTTTCACCCTCAGGGATTTCGGCCAAGAAATCGGCGATCACCTGTCCCTTGATTGCTGTTCACTTTCGATATTCGATATCCAGGGCTCCCAACTCGATTGCCCATTTAGCCAATCTTCCTGAGATCTCTGGCTTGTGCAATATTTGCTGTAGCAGGTAATTTGTTAAGATCTGCACACGATGCCCTTGAAAATATCTTCTGAGTCACCGGGTGGCGTGAACTAGTGCTAGGACCAACTTTTCAAGTGTTCGATACCGTGTTTCAGGTCTCGCCAGAACTCAGCTGATGTAATTTATGGGTGTTTGCTTCCCATCTCTTTCCACCATGAGTACCACGCTTACCACGTTATGAGCCGCCGCTAGATACATTTTAAGTAGTTCTTCTGGGTATGGCGCTGTCAGCATGGGTAGTTTCTCGATGAAACGCTTCATGTCTtgcagtgtcacacccccaaaatccacctgcggagtatcaccgcttgggagcatgactgaccaggatcaagccaccaatcatatagaacgatacatatagtaaaagtaattgtcatttaaaccaaaccaaatccatatgaagggtgttccaaatcataagtaagttatcattatttagcggaagcgtataactaaaacccatcgtaataaagtatcaagtatcataagtgtttaacaagataatcacgatccaagcccacaacgacctgctcctccatgtgcaagctccatgtacctaacgacctgaaaggcatgtaacagaggatcaacaactagttgagcgagttcacagaaagtaaacgCGTAATAGTAAgtccgtatgtaacatgtggctctactgggccgatagtgcgttctattggtgggggcttcccatgttgtataaccactagactactcgtaaccatatgtgttcttcacaatccgagaacagtagtaagtataagttcacgtaggtcttacgtgagtatccttcacatccgaggatagtaattaagtataagtatccttcacaaccgaggatagtagtacgtataagtatccttcacaaccgaggatagtagtatgtataagtatccttcacaaccgaggatagtagtatgtataagtatccttcacaaccgaggatagtagtatgtataagtatccttcacaaccgaggatagtagtatgtataagtatccttcacaaccgaggatagtagtaagtatatgtgtacgtagattgcacgtatgtgtcctgcataaccgaggacaatggtatggtagtctagtaatagtgtcagtacgaatctattcaaccttattcctttaaaacccattcccaagccccgggaatcccatgccttagtaagggtgtgaactcaccttggtttgctcggtatgctatgctctagggtttatcaaatgtctaagtccgttacacacgacctaggatatgttgcacatgatacgatgtaagtgtttgcatcaaattagggtttgcaaatcattgacattAAAGCAGctgtgtcttgtgtgtttattgtgtacatgatgatatctcatagaatgttcacgcatgtagaatcatacagttgcattcagtatcatacgattatacacatATAGACTCCTACATCATGtaatcagttcatcgtattcacataattcatgcgtcacgccTTTGCTTTCACATCTCATTCTAACGTGAAGGTTAATCTAATTGTCACCGTTAAGTTACTCAGTACATTAGCAGCGTTATTAAACTTCACAAGTTTAACGAAGTCAAGGATTTAACAAAgtgtcatacacagcttaacagattaatcatcatcaatcatgcagttcattgtttcaaattgaacatcacacaacatcagacagggccttgccattccaaaactcagacaagtgtgtgggggggggtttcccctgtttaaaagtcggatagcACATGAGGGTTTCAAAACTTGGACAACTTCCACACATGAAATTCGGACTAGGGGGTatgggggttaaaagtcggaccaaaggtTGGGGGATTAAAACTCGGACTACCCCTCCCCTATATGCAAAACTCGGACAACCCATCTTATAtattcaaaaactcggaccagCAAGATGTAAAACACACTCGGGCTAAGTGTGGCATGTAAGTAAGTCGGACTAGGGTTTCAATTGACAAAAAGGTCGGACCAATcactttaaactcggaccaatgccCTCTCTTttaataaaattcggaccaatGAGAAGACAAGCAAAACTCAGACAACACGTATTCATTAcaaagaaactcggacatcataATCATTGAAAGTTCGGACTTACATCTACAATAATAAAACTCGGACTCAAGGCTCCACACAAAACTCGGGCCTTTTTGTGGTGTTAAAGTTCGGACCAAGGCTCTCAAGCCTAAAACTCGGATGATGCAACATACAAGAGGTCGGACATTGTTTATATTAGAAAATCGGACCCTTTGCATTCATTAAAAAGGTCGGACCCCATCATGTATTGATTCCAAAGTTACTATCAATCATGCGAATGGAACAGTTACGTTATTTGTTTTCACGATCTGAAACCCTAACTCATACAGTTCATAGCAGAAATCAAATCACAGTTAACATTTCTAACATACCATGaatctaaatcatcaggcaattgattGTATGACTAATCAACATTattatcacaataatcaggaTCCAAACAATAATCACAGAATATCAtataagaactagggttttcataaACACACGATCAAGAATCAGGGATAgataacaatcaaataatcaacaaaccattaccttgtattgattctacagaaagagaggaatcaaacttgtgatgtcttgccaatgatttggtgatgattgctaggagattagagattgtagtacgtgctttggttttgtgaaaatgattagtgaacaaaggattagggttaagtatagcttaagtttcactaatagctctctacacccttaattaatatatattacaatagtacaccatctcaaatagtttcacagtttcaccaccaagtttatgcatttgacaagtctatcacaattaacacataaccatgcataatcacacaatacgattcattgcatcaaaacgtatataattccatagcaattaattgtgcaaataatcaactaaacaatacaagaacgtgcaataaatgcgaaatagaaatcttggaaattcgagttgtcacattatccccaacttaaaagaaatttcgtcccgaaatttagcatgctgttactgaggaagctaggtaagttgtatcgtttactagttttcctggggtgtcacatcatccccccgttgatttggaatttcgtcccgaaattcagtagtagtagcttcagcctcagtagtggttgcattggtttcgaataattgggggtacttttctgtcatctggtcttcgcgttcccaggtgtactctgggccacgtttggagttccaacgaactcgaacaagagggattctcttgcttttgaggaccttaacatcccggtccgtgatttcaactggctcctcgacgaactgcaaccgctcgtcgatagtgagttccttaaaaggaactatgagggtctcatctgacaggcacttcttcagattcgacacgtgaaatacattgtgaactgcaccgagttcagctggtaagttcagtctgtaggctactgggcctattctttcagtgatttcgaacggtccaacataccgtggattgagtttgcctcgtttaccaaatcgaaccacacccttccagggtgagactttaagtaaaacccggtccccgacctgaaattccaatggcttcctacgcttatccgcgtaggctttctgacggtcgcgtgctgccgccatgcgttgtcgtatctgtgcaatcttttctgtggcgtccactacaatctctggacccgtaatctgactatcccccactactgcccaacagagaggtgaccggcatttacgtccgtacaatgccttgaatggagcggcttgtatgctggtgtgatagctgttattgtatgagaactccaccaaagggagatgcttttcccagccgttaccgaaatcaataacacatgcccgaagcatgtcttcaagagtctggattgttcgctcagactgcccatccgtctgaggatgatacgctgtgctcatgtctaaccgtgagccgaaagatttgtgcatcgcttgccatagttctgacgtgaatcgtgcatcccgatccgaaataatagaggttggcactccgtgcctcgaaacaacttctttaagatagatgtctgcgagagtggagaacttatctgtttccttaatagccaggaagtgtgcagacttggtgagtcgatccacgatcacccatatggtatcattcccacgctgggatctaggtaagcccgtaacgaaatccatggaaatttcttcccatttccactgtggtatcctgggttgttgcagtagacctgcgggtttctgatattccactttgacttttgcacatgtcaaacacttgccgacgtaagtcgcgatgtgggctttcatgctaggccaccaatatgttgttttgaggtcgtggtacattttatccgaacctggatgtaccgagtagcgggacttgtgagcttcgtccattaccagctcgcgtaaaccgccaaaaagtgggacccaaatacgccccgttacatagtaggcgccgtcttccttttgttccattcgttgccttgaaccgcgtaaggcttcagccatgacgttttcgggtttcaatgcttctatctgagcagctcgtatctgtgcaggaagactggactgaatagtaagctgtagcgctcgcgcgcgcttaggtagggtgtcctttcgactgagggcgtcggccacaacattggccttgcctggatgatacttgatggcgcattcgtagtcgttcagtagttcaacccatatccgttgacgcatgttcaaatccttctgtttgaagatatgctcgagactcctgtgatcggtgtaaattgtgcacttggtaccgtacaggtagtgtcgctatatcttaagcgcgaaaacaacagctcccagctctaaatcgtgcgtcgtgtaattccgttcatgaattttgagttgccgtgaagcgtaggcgataactttatcacgctgcatcaatacacaaccaagcccctgtatcgatgcgtcacaatatactacgaaatcatccgtgccttctggcaatgagagaataggtgcgctgcaaagcctatcctttaagtactgaaaagcggtttccagGGAATCTCCTCAATGGTTGGTGACACCtttagcatagtaagcggctgcgcgatcttcgaaaagtctttaatgaatcgtctgtaataccccgccaaatccaagaattggcgtatttccgttggtgtacgcggtgcaggccagttcctgatcgaatctaccttggatggatcgacatgaatcccatccatgttcaccacatggcctaagaagtggacttcatgaagccagaagtcgcattttgaaaactttgcgtacagttgttcctttcgaagaagttccaaaataagacgtaagtgctgctcgtgttcctcctgactcttggagtagatcagaatgtcgtcgaggaagacaatgacgaacttgtcaagatagggtttgcacaccctgttcataagatccatgaagactgcaggcgcggtcgtaagcccgaatggcatgacaagaaactcgtaatggccgtagcgagttctgaatgcagttttggagacgtccccctcctggactctcagctgatggtaacctgacctcaagtctatcttggagtagtagcacgacccttgcaactggtcgaataagtcgtctatacgcggaagaggataacggttcttcaccgtcaccttgttgagttcccggttgtctatgcacatcctgaaggtaccgtccttctttttcacaaataacactggagttCCCccaggcgaagagcttggacgaataaagcccctttccaagagctcttgtagctgctttgacagttcttccagttcggttggagctaaatgacacggtgctcgagctatgggtgctgctcctggagcgagctcgatttgaaattcgacctgacgatgaggcggtagaccaggtaaatcttcaggaaacacctgaggaaagtcgcgtacaactggatggtcttccaacttcttttctttcgttgatgcgtcagtaacgagagccaaaattgcggtgtgactCTTCCGTAAACATTtttgagccttcaagaaagaggtgatgccaaccacagcaccactcttgtcgccttgaacttcgagaggttcttgaccagaacgaggaatgcgaacaatcttttctttgcataggatttctgcttgctgttgctgctggcgattccgatttgcaggccgtgggctcctgaatccttagcttcatggcccaatTTGAAACACCTCTGGCAatgtccctcgttgcactaaccaccgtggtgtctgttgcattagttacactttgggtgaattccccgatatccaccctgcccctgaccaccagaagttggctgactcggctctggtgatcactattcttgcgctgctgctgtgcttgagactgaacggtagctgaacccttgctggaatacccatcccatttccgcttgttgtcactaggagtagcgggagtagcagaagtgatagcggtagtaatagtgctgatacaactaggcagcctgttctgttccactgcctgatccgtgaggcggtgagcaagacgctgaatgtcttggttattgtcgagattagccgatgcaGCATGGTTCtaaatctctgaggctagacccttgaggtacaattcggtACGCATggtggacacaagatggccagttcgtttggccgtttcgtataagcatcaatttcctgaccccgtcattttcaaatgataaagctccacttccaacttgtggatgtcatcatgcgtgcagtattcccttttaatgcgttctttgaattcgttccaggggtggcgtcagcagctgccagccctaatatctgaacttgcgcgttccaccaggttagcgcgattccttccaacgtaatagtggcgtacttgaccctgcgagcctcagggcattcacacatctcgaataccgactcgagcttcccaaaccaatggagtagtctcactgctccttctgtgccactgaatgtgcttggacgacagtccatgaagttcttgaatgtgcagacaggttgctgtgcgttctgacccgttgcgcgagaaagataggtcaaggttaagcgcaaaagttgggtcacgagagtaggatctaacatcctaggataggtttggaatagcaggttatacctcctgcttgtgcggctgcaagcgccgcagcaacttgttcgttaatgagagccgtcaactgggcttaagtcatgttaacacgtctagacatgatcttcatagtaaaggtagcgtaagtgagaatggttcgcgagtagtgcgatgacagaaaagtgtaggcatataggtgttctcaagcagtaacaagtagtgagtaaagtaatgtaagcatactacgagcaaagttctatgcaattctagcatgtaggcaataatcataaaccttattacctaggatgttgagtcttgcacgtggagcgaagcgtcgttgtggatcgttgagagcactgttctggttatagtctggttttaataaaaacgttttcccatattaaaaccaagttctctataaccaatggctctgataccaatctgtcacacccccaaaatccacctgcggagtatcaccgcttgggagcgtgactgaccaggatcaagccaccaatcatatagaacgatacatatagtaaaagtaattgtcatttaaaccaaaccaaatccatatgaagggtgttccaaatcataagtaagttatcattgtttagcggaagcgtataactaaaacccatcgtaataaagtatcaagtatcataagtgtttaacaagataatcacgatccaagcccacaacgacctgctcctccctgtgcaagctccatgtacctaacgacctgcaaggcatgtaacagaggatcaacaactagttgagcgagttcacagaaagtaaacgCGTAATAGTAAgtccgtatgtaacatgtggctctactgggccgatagtgcgttctattggtgggggcttcccatgttgtataaccactagactactcgtaaccatatgtgttcttcacaatccaagaacagtagtaagtataagttcacgtaggtcttacgtgagtatccttcacatccgaggatagtaattaagtataagtatccttcacaaccgaggatagtagtacgtataagtatccttcacaaccgaggatagtagtacgtataagtatccttcacaaccgaggatagtagtatgtataagtatccttcacaaccgaggatagtagtatgtataagtatccttcacaaccgaggatagtagtatgtataagtatccttcacaaccgaggatagtagtatgtataagtatccttcacaaccgaggatagtagtaagtatatgtgtacgtagattgcacgtatgtgtcctgcacaaccgaggacgatggtatggtagtctagtaatagtgtcagtacgaatctattcaaccttattcctttaaaacccattcccaagccccgggaatcccatgccttagtaagggtgtgaactcaccttggtttgctcggtatgctatgctctagggtttatcaaatgtcaaagtccgttacacacgacctaggatatgttgcacatgatacgatgtaagtgtttgcatcaaattagggtttgcaaatcattgacattcaagcagctgtgtcttgtgtgtttattatgtacatgatgatatctcatagaatgttcacgcatgtagaatcatacagttgcattcagtatcatacgattatacacatATAGACTCCTACATCATGtaatcagttcatcgtattcacataattcatgcgtcacgccTTTGCTTTCACATCTCATTCTAACATGAAGGTTAATCTAATTGTCACCGTTAAGTTACTCAGTACATTAGCAGCGTTATTAAACTTCACAAGTTTAACGAAGTCAAGGATTTAACAAAgtgtcatacacagcttaacagattaatcatcatcaatcatgcaGTTCATTGTTTCAAATTTAACATCACACaacatcagacagggccttgccattccaaaactcagacaagtgtgtgtgggggggggggggttcccctgtttaaaagtcggatagcACATGAGGGTTTCAAAACTTGGACA contains the following coding sequences:
- the LOC110942585 gene encoding uncharacterized protein LOC110942585, coding for MPFGLRNVGATYQRLMDKAFEKQIDRNLEVYVDDLVMKSREEKQMLEDIEETFKKPREYNIKLNPKKCSFGVEEGKFLGVVVTRDGFKANPEKVAAITRMPSPSTLKEAQALNERLVAINKFLARHAESGKGSGVGLMLISPDEIRLMYALGFDFECSNNEAEYEALLAGLRMAQSMGATRVDAYVDSLLVNNQVNETYEAKDESMAKYLAKTKELIASFDNVTLNHVHRGKNQIADALSKLATSGMESEVKVETLQMPSIEPREVSALTAEEPCWYTPILKILTKGELPPTRGEAQKIQTKALQYEVNNGVLYRKSYLGPLLRFESPAEAKYLIQEIHSGICGIHAGPRDA